In one Sebastes umbrosus isolate fSebUmb1 chromosome 13, fSebUmb1.pri, whole genome shotgun sequence genomic region, the following are encoded:
- the sp3a gene encoding transcription factor Sp3a isoform X3: MTAPQQRMKPEDMAALDVDSSQSDFLQQEQQARGHQTSDPSTQLTGTDKWEVLTPTTAAKEEPGMIQIQHQGILTSNGQYVLPLQNLQSQPIFVTSGTDASSANSVPNIQYQVIPQIQTADGQLSFSTCGVEGATLTQDATGQIQILPDGSHSLSVTSAGNILNNNQNLISQTGNVQHLQGVSLGGSTFNNQGQVVTNVPMGLPGNITFVPINSVDLDSLGLSGAQTIATGITADGQLIMTSQPMDGSESLAKTDNHLSQTLPVDDSNANHQIYVPTSSAQLHIPANESGLLTQDTADSSSGLQEGYIQQNQEQSIQVSSAQSIIQLQQVPIQTTNGQVVQSMASGGQNLQNVQLINPGTFIIQAQTVTPSGQIQWQTFQVQGVQNLQNLQLPTTPPQQITLAPVQTLSLSSSPVSISTGQIPNLQTVTVNTMAQQEGDTGHPADIRIKEEPDSGEWQLSTDSTLNTSDLSHLRVRLVDEEDQLGQEGKRLRRVACTCPNCKESGGRGSSTGKKKQHICHIVGCGKVYGKTSHLRAHLRWHSGERPFVCSWMFCGKRFTRSDELQRHRRTHTGEKKFVCPECSKRFMRSDHLAKHIKTHQNKKGVNSGSAVVASMESAGSSDSIITTAGGTTLILTNIQQGSSNAQDILANAEIPLQLVTTVAASEVME, translated from the exons ATGACTG CTCCACAACAGCGGATGAAACCAGAGGATATGGCTGCCTTGGACGTGGACAGCAGTCAGAGCGACTTtctgcagcaggagcagcaaGCCAGGGGCCATCAG ACATCAGATCCATCCACGCAGCTTACTGGGACTGATAAATGGGAGGTGTTAACCCCCACAACAGCAGCAAAGGAGGAGCCTGGAATGATACAAATCCAACATCAAGGAATATTAACATCAAACGGACAGTACGTTCTTCCTCTCCAGAACTTACAGAGTCAGCCAATCTTTGTGACGTCGGGAACGGACGCCTCCTCTGCCAATTCAGTGCCTAACATTCAGTACCAAGTAATTCCTCAGATtcagacagcagatggacagctgAGCTTCTCTACCTGCGGCGTGGAAGGAGCAACTCTGACTCAGGATGCCACGGGGCAGATTCAGATCTTGCCCGACGGTAGCCACAGTCTCAGTGTAACATCAGCTGGAAACATCCTTAATAACAACCAGAACCTCATATCACAGACTGGTAATGTCCAGCACCTCCAGGGGGTTTCTCTTGGCGGCTCCACCTTCAACAACCAGGGTCAGGTTGTTACTAATGTGCCTATGGGTTTGCCTGGGAACATTACTTTTGTTCCTATTAACAGTGTGGACTTGGACTCCCTTGGCCTCTCTGGTGCTCAGACTATAGCAACAGGGATCACCGCTGATGGCCAGCTAATTATGACGAGTCAGCCCATGGATGGCTCGGAGAGTCTGGCGAAGACAGATAATCACCTCTCACAGACACTACCAGTGGATGACTCAAATGCAAATCATCAGATATATGTGCCAACGTCTTCCGCTCAGCTACACATTCCAGCGAACGAATCAGGTCTGCTGACACAAGACACAGCTGACTCGAGTTCTGGTCTCCAGGAGGGCTACATCCAACAGAATCAGGAGCAGAGCATCCAGGTGTCCTCGGCTCAGTCCATAATCCAGCTTCAGCAGGTACCCATTCAGACCACCAACGGTCAGGTGGTCCAGTCCATGGCGTCAGGCGGGCAGAACCTGCAAAACGTGCAGCTGATAAACCCGGGAACCTTCATCATCCAAGCCCAGACGGTCACGCCGTCGGGTCAGATACAGTGGCAGACCTTTCAGGTGCAGGGAGTGCAGAACTTGCAGAACCTGCAGCTGCCCACAACACCACCCCAGCAGATAACCCTGGCTCCAGTCCAGACCCTGTCACTGAGTTCCAGTCCAGTCAGCATCAGCACGGGACAGATCCCCAACCTGCAGACAGTGACAGTCAACACAATGGCCCAGCAGGAAGGAGACACAGGACACCCTGCAG ATATTCGGATAAAAGAAGAGCCAGACTCTGGAGAGTGGCAGCTAAGCACCGACTCCACCCTGAACACAAGCGATCTGTCCCACCTTCGTGTCAGGCTGGTGGATGAGGAGGACCAGTTGGGTCAGGAGGGCAAGAGGCTGCGCAGAGTGGCGTGTACTTGCCCCAACTGCAAAGAGTCAGGTGGCAG AGGATCCAGCACggggaagaagaagcagcacaTCTGCCACATTGTCGGCTGTGGGAAAGTATACGGAAAGACATCGCACCTGCGAGCACACCTGCGCTGGCATTCAGGGGAGCGACCTTTTGTTTGCAGCTGGATGTTTTGTGGGAAGAGGTTCACACGCAGCGACGAGCTGCAGAGACACAggagaacacacacag GAGAGAAGAAGTTTGTCTGCCCAGAATGTTCCAAGCGTTTCATGCGGAGCGACCACCTGGCGAAGCACATTAAAACTCATCAGAACAAAAAAGGCGTGAACTCTGGCAGCGCTGTGGTGGCCTCGATGGAATCCGCGGGGTCCTCAGACAGTATCATCACCACGGCAGGCGGGACCACCCTCATCCTCACCAACATCCAGCAGGGTTCCAGCAACGCCCAGGACATCCTGGCCAACGCAGAGATCCCTCTCCAGCTCGTCACCACGGTAGCGGCCAGCGAAGTCATGGAGTGA
- the sp3a gene encoding transcription factor Sp3a isoform X2 produces the protein MTAPQQRMKPEDMAALDVDSSQSDFLQQEQQARGHQPSPLDLLATTCTKVGSPSSEMDRGAAADVTSDPSTQLTGTDKWEVLTPTTAAKEEPGMIQIQHQGILTSNGQYVLPLQNLQSQPIFVTSGTDASSANSVPNIQYQVIPQIQTADGQLSFSTCGVEGATLTQDATGQIQILPDGSHSLSVTSAGNILNNNQNLISQTGNVQHLQGVSLGGSTFNNQGQVVTNVPMGLPGNITFVPINSVDLDSLGLSGAQTIATGITADGQLIMTSQPMDGSESLAKTDNHLSQTLPVDDSNANHQIYVPTSSAQLHIPANESGLLTQDTADSSSGLQEGYIQQNQEQSIQVSSAQSIIQLQQVPIQTTNGQVVQSMASGGQNLQNVQLINPGTFIIQAQTVTPSGQIQWQTFQVQGVQNLQNLQLPTTPPQQITLAPVQTLSLSSSPVSISTGQIPNLQTVTVNTMAQQEGDTGHPADIRIKEEPDSGEWQLSTDSTLNTSDLSHLRVRLVDEEDQLGQEGKRLRRVACTCPNCKESGGRGSSTGKKKQHICHIVGCGKVYGKTSHLRAHLRWHSGERPFVCSWMFCGKRFTRSDELQRHRRTHTGEKKFVCPECSKRFMRSDHLAKHIKTHQNKKGVNSGSAVVASMESAGSSDSIITTAGGTTLILTNIQQGSSNAQDILANAEIPLQLVTTVAASEVME, from the exons ATGACTG CTCCACAACAGCGGATGAAACCAGAGGATATGGCTGCCTTGGACGTGGACAGCAGTCAGAGCGACTTtctgcagcaggagcagcaaGCCAGGGGCCATCAG CCATCACCCCTCGACCTGCTAGCAACCACCTGCACTAAGGTTGGGTCACCGTCGTCAGAGATGGACAGAGGTGCTGCCGCTGATGTG ACATCAGATCCATCCACGCAGCTTACTGGGACTGATAAATGGGAGGTGTTAACCCCCACAACAGCAGCAAAGGAGGAGCCTGGAATGATACAAATCCAACATCAAGGAATATTAACATCAAACGGACAGTACGTTCTTCCTCTCCAGAACTTACAGAGTCAGCCAATCTTTGTGACGTCGGGAACGGACGCCTCCTCTGCCAATTCAGTGCCTAACATTCAGTACCAAGTAATTCCTCAGATtcagacagcagatggacagctgAGCTTCTCTACCTGCGGCGTGGAAGGAGCAACTCTGACTCAGGATGCCACGGGGCAGATTCAGATCTTGCCCGACGGTAGCCACAGTCTCAGTGTAACATCAGCTGGAAACATCCTTAATAACAACCAGAACCTCATATCACAGACTGGTAATGTCCAGCACCTCCAGGGGGTTTCTCTTGGCGGCTCCACCTTCAACAACCAGGGTCAGGTTGTTACTAATGTGCCTATGGGTTTGCCTGGGAACATTACTTTTGTTCCTATTAACAGTGTGGACTTGGACTCCCTTGGCCTCTCTGGTGCTCAGACTATAGCAACAGGGATCACCGCTGATGGCCAGCTAATTATGACGAGTCAGCCCATGGATGGCTCGGAGAGTCTGGCGAAGACAGATAATCACCTCTCACAGACACTACCAGTGGATGACTCAAATGCAAATCATCAGATATATGTGCCAACGTCTTCCGCTCAGCTACACATTCCAGCGAACGAATCAGGTCTGCTGACACAAGACACAGCTGACTCGAGTTCTGGTCTCCAGGAGGGCTACATCCAACAGAATCAGGAGCAGAGCATCCAGGTGTCCTCGGCTCAGTCCATAATCCAGCTTCAGCAGGTACCCATTCAGACCACCAACGGTCAGGTGGTCCAGTCCATGGCGTCAGGCGGGCAGAACCTGCAAAACGTGCAGCTGATAAACCCGGGAACCTTCATCATCCAAGCCCAGACGGTCACGCCGTCGGGTCAGATACAGTGGCAGACCTTTCAGGTGCAGGGAGTGCAGAACTTGCAGAACCTGCAGCTGCCCACAACACCACCCCAGCAGATAACCCTGGCTCCAGTCCAGACCCTGTCACTGAGTTCCAGTCCAGTCAGCATCAGCACGGGACAGATCCCCAACCTGCAGACAGTGACAGTCAACACAATGGCCCAGCAGGAAGGAGACACAGGACACCCTGCAG ATATTCGGATAAAAGAAGAGCCAGACTCTGGAGAGTGGCAGCTAAGCACCGACTCCACCCTGAACACAAGCGATCTGTCCCACCTTCGTGTCAGGCTGGTGGATGAGGAGGACCAGTTGGGTCAGGAGGGCAAGAGGCTGCGCAGAGTGGCGTGTACTTGCCCCAACTGCAAAGAGTCAGGTGGCAG AGGATCCAGCACggggaagaagaagcagcacaTCTGCCACATTGTCGGCTGTGGGAAAGTATACGGAAAGACATCGCACCTGCGAGCACACCTGCGCTGGCATTCAGGGGAGCGACCTTTTGTTTGCAGCTGGATGTTTTGTGGGAAGAGGTTCACACGCAGCGACGAGCTGCAGAGACACAggagaacacacacag GAGAGAAGAAGTTTGTCTGCCCAGAATGTTCCAAGCGTTTCATGCGGAGCGACCACCTGGCGAAGCACATTAAAACTCATCAGAACAAAAAAGGCGTGAACTCTGGCAGCGCTGTGGTGGCCTCGATGGAATCCGCGGGGTCCTCAGACAGTATCATCACCACGGCAGGCGGGACCACCCTCATCCTCACCAACATCCAGCAGGGTTCCAGCAACGCCCAGGACATCCTGGCCAACGCAGAGATCCCTCTCCAGCTCGTCACCACGGTAGCGGCCAGCGAAGTCATGGAGTGA
- the sp3a gene encoding transcription factor Sp3a isoform X1 has translation MTAPQQRMKPEDMAALDVDSSQSDFLQQEQQARGHQDTQPSPLDLLATTCTKVGSPSSEMDRGAAADVTSDPSTQLTGTDKWEVLTPTTAAKEEPGMIQIQHQGILTSNGQYVLPLQNLQSQPIFVTSGTDASSANSVPNIQYQVIPQIQTADGQLSFSTCGVEGATLTQDATGQIQILPDGSHSLSVTSAGNILNNNQNLISQTGNVQHLQGVSLGGSTFNNQGQVVTNVPMGLPGNITFVPINSVDLDSLGLSGAQTIATGITADGQLIMTSQPMDGSESLAKTDNHLSQTLPVDDSNANHQIYVPTSSAQLHIPANESGLLTQDTADSSSGLQEGYIQQNQEQSIQVSSAQSIIQLQQVPIQTTNGQVVQSMASGGQNLQNVQLINPGTFIIQAQTVTPSGQIQWQTFQVQGVQNLQNLQLPTTPPQQITLAPVQTLSLSSSPVSISTGQIPNLQTVTVNTMAQQEGDTGHPADIRIKEEPDSGEWQLSTDSTLNTSDLSHLRVRLVDEEDQLGQEGKRLRRVACTCPNCKESGGRGSSTGKKKQHICHIVGCGKVYGKTSHLRAHLRWHSGERPFVCSWMFCGKRFTRSDELQRHRRTHTGEKKFVCPECSKRFMRSDHLAKHIKTHQNKKGVNSGSAVVASMESAGSSDSIITTAGGTTLILTNIQQGSSNAQDILANAEIPLQLVTTVAASEVME, from the exons ATGACTG CTCCACAACAGCGGATGAAACCAGAGGATATGGCTGCCTTGGACGTGGACAGCAGTCAGAGCGACTTtctgcagcaggagcagcaaGCCAGGGGCCATCAG GACACTCAGCCATCACCCCTCGACCTGCTAGCAACCACCTGCACTAAGGTTGGGTCACCGTCGTCAGAGATGGACAGAGGTGCTGCCGCTGATGTG ACATCAGATCCATCCACGCAGCTTACTGGGACTGATAAATGGGAGGTGTTAACCCCCACAACAGCAGCAAAGGAGGAGCCTGGAATGATACAAATCCAACATCAAGGAATATTAACATCAAACGGACAGTACGTTCTTCCTCTCCAGAACTTACAGAGTCAGCCAATCTTTGTGACGTCGGGAACGGACGCCTCCTCTGCCAATTCAGTGCCTAACATTCAGTACCAAGTAATTCCTCAGATtcagacagcagatggacagctgAGCTTCTCTACCTGCGGCGTGGAAGGAGCAACTCTGACTCAGGATGCCACGGGGCAGATTCAGATCTTGCCCGACGGTAGCCACAGTCTCAGTGTAACATCAGCTGGAAACATCCTTAATAACAACCAGAACCTCATATCACAGACTGGTAATGTCCAGCACCTCCAGGGGGTTTCTCTTGGCGGCTCCACCTTCAACAACCAGGGTCAGGTTGTTACTAATGTGCCTATGGGTTTGCCTGGGAACATTACTTTTGTTCCTATTAACAGTGTGGACTTGGACTCCCTTGGCCTCTCTGGTGCTCAGACTATAGCAACAGGGATCACCGCTGATGGCCAGCTAATTATGACGAGTCAGCCCATGGATGGCTCGGAGAGTCTGGCGAAGACAGATAATCACCTCTCACAGACACTACCAGTGGATGACTCAAATGCAAATCATCAGATATATGTGCCAACGTCTTCCGCTCAGCTACACATTCCAGCGAACGAATCAGGTCTGCTGACACAAGACACAGCTGACTCGAGTTCTGGTCTCCAGGAGGGCTACATCCAACAGAATCAGGAGCAGAGCATCCAGGTGTCCTCGGCTCAGTCCATAATCCAGCTTCAGCAGGTACCCATTCAGACCACCAACGGTCAGGTGGTCCAGTCCATGGCGTCAGGCGGGCAGAACCTGCAAAACGTGCAGCTGATAAACCCGGGAACCTTCATCATCCAAGCCCAGACGGTCACGCCGTCGGGTCAGATACAGTGGCAGACCTTTCAGGTGCAGGGAGTGCAGAACTTGCAGAACCTGCAGCTGCCCACAACACCACCCCAGCAGATAACCCTGGCTCCAGTCCAGACCCTGTCACTGAGTTCCAGTCCAGTCAGCATCAGCACGGGACAGATCCCCAACCTGCAGACAGTGACAGTCAACACAATGGCCCAGCAGGAAGGAGACACAGGACACCCTGCAG ATATTCGGATAAAAGAAGAGCCAGACTCTGGAGAGTGGCAGCTAAGCACCGACTCCACCCTGAACACAAGCGATCTGTCCCACCTTCGTGTCAGGCTGGTGGATGAGGAGGACCAGTTGGGTCAGGAGGGCAAGAGGCTGCGCAGAGTGGCGTGTACTTGCCCCAACTGCAAAGAGTCAGGTGGCAG AGGATCCAGCACggggaagaagaagcagcacaTCTGCCACATTGTCGGCTGTGGGAAAGTATACGGAAAGACATCGCACCTGCGAGCACACCTGCGCTGGCATTCAGGGGAGCGACCTTTTGTTTGCAGCTGGATGTTTTGTGGGAAGAGGTTCACACGCAGCGACGAGCTGCAGAGACACAggagaacacacacag GAGAGAAGAAGTTTGTCTGCCCAGAATGTTCCAAGCGTTTCATGCGGAGCGACCACCTGGCGAAGCACATTAAAACTCATCAGAACAAAAAAGGCGTGAACTCTGGCAGCGCTGTGGTGGCCTCGATGGAATCCGCGGGGTCCTCAGACAGTATCATCACCACGGCAGGCGGGACCACCCTCATCCTCACCAACATCCAGCAGGGTTCCAGCAACGCCCAGGACATCCTGGCCAACGCAGAGATCCCTCTCCAGCTCGTCACCACGGTAGCGGCCAGCGAAGTCATGGAGTGA